A window of Vidua macroura isolate BioBank_ID:100142 chromosome 4, ASM2450914v1, whole genome shotgun sequence genomic DNA:
ACTTTTCCCATGAGTTGTGCATTTGCTATTTACTTTTTAGCTTATTTCCAATGTGAAAAATACTTTCTCTGTTAGTTCCACATTGCTGTGgtgcaaatatttaattttcttggtCCCATTTTTCAGCAGAAGGAGATAAGAAGGGCTGGATGGGTGTAAGGGAGAATGATGTCCAAGCTGAAACAACAtaggatttaaaaattccataTCTGCTTTAGTGCTTAGATACAAGTGATTCCCACCAAGCTGTTGAGGCCTCCTGCTATTTAGTATGGAGACACCCAAACCCAGAAATTCTGTTGTACCACCTGAGCATTTTAGTTCAAAtcagcagcaggattttcttTTGACTAAACTGCTCTGGTGTGGAAACATCATTTTCTCCTTGCTgtgtgttcctgctgcagcctctccacGAGCTCAGAGTGGAGCAGTGGAGCTCTCCCAGGGAGGCTCCATCcttgctgcagccagggaaggacaCCAagaatctgttttcctttcctgccaCTGGTGTAAATGGTGTTTGTTGTCTTCTTGGTGCACAGGCTCGTCAGCTGATCCTGCAGAATGGCTTAACACTGAGTGACTTGGACCGAAATCCAGAGGTAAGTGGGACCACAGAGGTGAGACCTCACCTGATTTTCCTCTCACCTGGTCGTTCAGAAAGCATCCAGGCTCCTTAGTCCTGCCTTGAGGTTGAGTTTGAGCAGCCGTGCTGCAGAACTTGAGTTGGAACAacaggaaacagcctcaagttatGCCACAGGAGGTTCAGATTGCctgttaggaaaaatttctgcaCTGAATGGTTGGTCAagtactggaacaggctgcccagggcagtggtggaatcagcatccctggaaatgttcaaaaaacATGTAGATTTGATGCTTAGGGACATGGTCTCGTGGGGACCTGGCAGGGTTTGTTGaatggctggactcaatgatcttaaaggtcttttctaaccttgATGGTTCTATGATTTGAACAGGTTtagtttatttttcccccaagttCTTTCTTAGTTCTTGTCCCTTTAGATAGCAAGAAGGCTGCTGGATTGTGTTGCCTCCAGCTGCTTGGGCATCTCTTCTGAGATGAGGCTTGAGACAGGGATGTTGCTGAACTGTCAAAgatttttcttgggaaaatcTTGCATGCTGCTCCTTAAACAACACCAGAGGCAAAAGAGATGTGCCTTGCAGGCCAGCAGTTGGTTTGGGTTTCTCTTCCTCTCACATGCCTCTGGTTGTTAGAGGGGCTTGGGTGGTCTCAGGGTGTCCTTGGCTGGCCCATCAGACACTTGTCTCTGGTCAGGCTGGCACCAAGGTGGTCCCAGCTCTGGTGACGTTTGTGACTGCTGCTTGGGACACTCCAGCCCCGGAGCTGCACCAGGAGCAGGGCCTGGGTGCTGCACAGGAGGGGTTTGCACatccattttctcctcttcccacagCTTGATGTTGCCATCGATGGAGCCGATGAGGTGGACTCTGATCTCAACCTTATCAAAGGTGGCGGGTGAGCCTTGctgtccatctgtctgtctgtctgtctgtctgcctgtcccagtgctggtgctgggggcACTGAGCATCCCTGTGTGGCTGTGGGTgtctctgggctgggctgggctgggctgggctggaggggagcctgtgctgggctctgtgtgcACCCACAGTGGGAGATGGCTCCTGGCCAAGGCTGCCAGGGACAAGGGGCGCAAAGTGAGGGGTGGAGATAATGAGTGTAAGGTGGGGGGCAATGGTAACTCCAAAACCAGCAAGAACATATTAGAGGGGACTGGATTGCAAGGCCATTAGGCACAGTGAGGAGCAGTCtgatgttttctggttttgttttttgttttttttttttcccttgcagtgGCTGCTTGACACAGGAGAAGATAGTTGCAGGATTTGCAAAGTGCTTCATTGTTATTGCTGATTACAGGTGAAGATATTACTGTTCATAATACCTTTCTCCTCCATGGGAGGTTTCAGATGGTGCTGTGTTGGGCCATTATTGTCATTCCAATGGTTACAGGAGAGCAGGAATGGGTGGAAATGAGCCTGGCTCTCAGTATTTCAGCAAttcaatttatctttttttcttaattttcaacTCAGCAGGCCTGCTTGGGAGTCAGCAGAGCTTGTGGGGAAGTGGCAGTTCTGCTCTCTGAGCTCAGTGATTGTCAGCATGGGATAAATTTTCCAGCCATGGGGCTGTGGAAAAAACAACTCCTGTTCTGCTTGTCCAAAGCATGTCAAAACCGGGCTTTTGAGTGGATACAGCATTGTGCATTAAACTGGCTCTTGCTGACCCTGTGTCCTCCTGAGCCTTGTGCCTGAGGGGTTTGCCAAGGGCCTGGGGTGATGTTAATGGTGTCAGCAGTGTAATGTCCAGCACTAATCCCACCTCAATCTGTGCCCTCAGGAAAAAATCTGACAGCCTGGGGGAGCAGTGGAAGAAGGGAGTTCCTATCGAGGTCATCCCCATGGCTTATGTCCCTGTCACCAGAGCCCTGACCAAAAAATTTGGCGGTGTCGTGGAGCTGCGGATGGCTGTTAACAAAGCAGTGAGTGTCCCTGTCAGCCCTGCTTCCCCAGGGGATCCACCTGAACGTGGGCAAAAGGAGGACTAGAGGTCTGGCCCTTCATCTGGTGAAATCTGGACTTTCACTCCCACAAGTGACATCTTGTGTAATTCCTCCTTATTACACTTTGGTTACTGGATCGTGTATTCATGTGTTCAGGCTGCTCATTGAAAGCCTCTCTGGCTAAGTCTCCTAAAGAagcatcctgcagcagggagcagagggattgccagcctggggctgacctgctgctctggggctgttggggggctgcagggcagtcAGAGAGGGTCTCGAGCTGGTGATGGTTTCACTGACAGGTTTATTGTGGGGATGGCCCAAATTGACTTGAATGATGACTCTAAACCActgcagaggggacagctggtCCCAGTGGGGGCTGTGACAATCCCTGtctgggagcaggaggctcATGCCATGACAACTGGGTTTGCTTCCAGGGCCCTGTGGTGACAGACAATGGGAACTTCATCCTGGACTGGAAGTTTGACAAGGTTCACGAGTGGCGTGAAGTGAACACCGCTATCAAAATGATACCAGGTGatgtctgtgatttttttaaaaaccacaaaagctggCTGAGGCGTGGTGTGTGATAAGTAACCTGGACTGTGGTATCTCTTAGATACcaggaaatgtgtgtgtgtgtgtgtgtatttgctGCCCTCCTGCAGATCCCTGCATTTGTTTCTACTCAAGAGAGCAGTCAGCTCAGTTGGTACAATTGTGCCCATGGGGCTTTTCTCACACGGTGGTGAAAACCTGGAGTGATATTGGTTGATGTTGACACTGTTTCCCATTAACACAGCAATGCTGTCCTCTTCCTTACTCTCCTTGTGCCCATTGAGAGAGGGACTTTAGAGGAAACACCGGTGCACTCTGGAGGGAGGGTTTGCACTGTGCTATGGTATTTTCCAagagctgcttccagctctgcatcCCATTCCCATTGGGAAACCCTCCCTGCTGGCCTTGCTGTGAGGATGAAGTGTACTCAAGCTCTTGCTGGGCTCgagcagcagtggctgagtGCTCTGTTTGCAAACAAAACAGCCTCTTTGCAAGGACTCCTGCCTTGCAtgagagctgctgcccaggcaaGAGCTGCCTCTGGACCATCCAGGTCTGCCCAGGGGCACTGGCACTCTCTGAACTTCAGGGAagctgcagggaagcagcatCTGGATGTCTGGATGTCTTGGCAAAGCTTGTCCCTGCAGTCCTGCCTTCACACAGCTGCCTTCACTGACTGCTCGTGTGTTGCCAGAACGTGCAGGAACAGATTGGGATCTTGTTGCACAAATGTCAACATCCCATGCACAACATCCCATCCAATGCACAAAGCAGCCATATATTGTCCTGGCTCCACAACTGAAACACCAGGCCAGGCACAGGCTCTAGTCAGTGGTTTTGCTTCCCTCAGTAGTgcttatcacagaatcacagaattgttggggttggaagggctCTCTGGTGTCCTGGTGCAGTGCTCCATATCCCAATCCAGTTGCTGCCCGTGGCTGTACAAATCTGTGTATCATTagagctgtgtctgtgcaaGAGGCAGACAGTGCCTGGttgctctgcacagcaggagCTTCTTCCCTGCATTTCTTGTTGTTTGAGAAAGGAATAGTAAATAATGGGACCTGTTTTCTGCTCAGAAATGGACCTGCTAAGGGAAGTGGATGAGCCTAAATGTGTGGCTGTTAAAGCCTAAatgcagtgctgggagaagggTTTTGGCCACCCTGTGCTTGTGGTAGCCCTTGtctccatttctctccaccttccTGGCCTCTGGCTGTGCCTCAGTGATCTCTGTGAAGTTAGGAGCACCCCATAATTAAATGCAATCAAAAGTACATTTACAAATGGGTTACAAATTGCAGAGGTAGCACCAGAGCTGCCAAGTCTTAACATTTGAACAAGCGTTAGCCAGGTGATCTCTTACAGGGAAGTCTTTCAGGTGAGTTTAAAGGCAAAGGGAGTGGCCCCCACTCCTGTGGGTGTGTGCAGCTTCCTCTTGCTCCCATGGGTCATCAGAtagcagaaaatgcttttctcgTGGTTGTCTTGGTGCAGCAGTGGTGGCTGGGGCAGCACGAATGTCGGGGGAGCTTCGGGAGTGGTTCCTCAGTCTCTGGAGAGTTTTTGCTGGAAGTGGCTGCGTGGAAAAGACTTCCCAGAAGCTCTCAGTGTGGCTGGTCCAGGTTGGACACTTCTCCAAACCTCTGATGGAGGCAGTGGTGCTTTGGAACGAGCAAACCcgtgggcagagcagaggacgCGAGCGCAGGGGCGGCTCTGGCAGTAACCAGCGACCTCTCGTTCCGCAGGCGTGGTGGAGACGGGGCTGTTCATCGACATGGCCGAGGTGGTGTATTTTGGGATGGAGGACGGCTCCGTCAGCGTGCGGGAGAAGCAGCCCTGCTGACAGGGCCCTGCCCGGGGACTCGGCTGTCCTGCCCGTGCCAACCCGACGTTTTGCCTTAAGGAGCAGCGGCTGTCGCAGGAGACCCGCGGGAAAGCCCATCAGGATCCGCTGACGTGTTACtgaatgtcttttttttaaaaaaaccaaccaaacaaaaaatagattctatttatatatatatatatttttactttacagGAATGTCGTCTTTTTTTAATGAGTCGTTTCAATGAATtgctttaacatttttattttcttttctaagaaATACTTACCAAAAACATTACTCcctggttttgtgtttggagggtttttttttgttgttgttgttgtttttcaaaGAGAACTTGAACCCTTCTGGTTGCTCATAGCACTTAATGATGGAGGTCAGAAATACAATCCTAATGCATCATTCCTAACTATCCTGTCTGGGAGGGTGATGTATGTAACAGGAGCACATCCAGTTGGGACCTGCTGATGCCTTATTTGGAACCTTTTTGGTTCAGTATTTTATGCCTCTTATTTTTCTATACCActgttttttaatattcaggATGTCTGGTTGTCCTCTGTGCACAGGACAATTCTCTGAGCCTAGGGTGGTCTCTACATCCCCCTCTCTGGGAAACTAATAAGGGCCTTTTCTGGGTTTCTGTATGGAGGAGGCATTCATCCTTTGAGCCAAACTCTTCTCTCATTTAATTCAGTACCTCTGATTAAAGTCTGTCCTGTAGCTGGAGATGTTTGGGACTTTGTCCTTGTAGACCAAGAGCAGAACTGGGTGCTTGATGAAGCTTACAGGAGCATATTTTAGGAGCTTAGGGCATCATGAAATAGTGTTCAGTGGCAAATGATTTGGTTTGGAATGAAGGTTAATTACAACCCCTCGCAGCTGGTTGATTTGTGGAAGGATAGAGCAGAACGCACAGGAAAACAGAGTCTTCCTGCCTAAATTTTTCACGTGTAGCAGGAGGGAGACACTCGTTCAGTATCTCATTTTTGGTGTATAGGTGCTTTGCATGGTTCTGATGTCGAAATGCAAGCCCTCTCTTTGTGTTTTAGACTATGAAATAAAGAGCTGTTATACCAGACTTGGTGGTAATTTTTGTTCTCAAAATAACTTATTTTGTGGATAATGAAGGTAGATCATGGTCAGACCAACTTCTGCTAACTTCCCCCTTGCAAGAATCACTTACCCTGGCCAAATCCACCCCTCtgcatttgatttctttttgcttaaggtaaatgaattatttaaaatgcaccAAATTATCTGGTCAGCACTTGTTATCTGCAGTACTTTCCTCAGCAGACACTCTACAGTTTGCACATCTAAAACCTGTGCATCTAAATCCAGCTCTTGTACTAAGCAAACTGCCAGCAGCTTGCTGGAAACACTGGGATTTCTTTTCCCACAAGCCAGGTGCTGCAGAAGCCATTTGCAGAGCCCTAGCTCTGGCTAGGGGCTGTTTTCAGATGCTCTTGGGCTCCTAATGTAATCCTGGATAAACAGAGAGCAATCGAGCACAGCTTTGTGCCCAAGTGCCTTCTCACTCAgtgtgctgctggaaatgagATTAGCAGGAGTGAATGCTGCTGTTGACTCTGCTCTGCCTGAAATCAAACAGCTCCTTCTCAAAAAGCCAATAAACCCATTACTGCACCATTATTTTCTGGCCCTGAACCAGCTGTGATCTCATTCAGCTTTGTGCTTAGCAGGGGCTCCACAGCCTGAAGATGGGCAGGTCTGATTCttgagctgctctgggtgctggggTAGATCCCATGGGGGCTTTTGCAGCAGATTTCCCTTCTGGGGTGGGACTTTGAGTGGGTCTTGGGCTGTGGGTTATGGGCACAGTGTGCACTGTACCACACAGCTGGAATTAAAATGTCTGTGTGGAATTAAAACCCCTGAAGAAAATTTAGCATCTGAATCCTTGTGCAAGCTCCCCCAGCTGACATTTGCAGTCAGTAGATAGGGTTTGACTTCAGGAGCTCTTGGGAATGGTCATGTCCTTTCCCTTGGAGTCTGCCAGGCTCCCTCATCTGTCATGACCACCCTCATCTTCATCTGCCAGCACATTCAGGTGTGCTGCAGGGAGTCCATCCCCTCCTGGGGTGGCTTtgtgccctggctctgccctgtcACCAACACAGCCCACTTACACTGATGCTCAGTTGCCTTGCTACAAACCTGTTTGAAGAAAGTGAAGTGTACAGGCAGTAGAAGTATTTCTAGTCCCTGCTCCTTGCTTTTCCAGGCCATCACCATTATTACATATGTTTTTGGAGAGGTAACAGTTCATAGATGAGCATGCTGTGGTAGATCTCCAGCTGAGGGCAGGCACTGCAGCTCTCTCTCACTTCTTGAGTAGAAGCAGTGCAGCTTCTCCTGAGAGCTCCTGAACCTGAATTTGTTGAATTTGATTTTACCACCTTGGCTGGTTTTGCTGTGGCGTTTGCTCTGGGCTTTGGTTTTTCAAGGTGCTTTTCAAAAGAGCCTTTAGAAGCCTTTAGAAACGGGCTGCCACTTctctcccaccctgctccctgGCACCTGGGAAGAAAAGCAGGGATATATTTTTAGAAGATGGCATTGGGAAGAAAATTGCTATCAAAAGCAGGTGGAAGAAGGTGTCCTTTTACACCCAAGGCAGGCTGTTGTGGCTATTTAGGGTGCATTCCTGCAGTGGGTTCTGTTACCTGGTGTGATCCAGCCCCCGCCCCCCATTCCCTTTTGGGTTGTGCATGGTGGGTAATGCACGGAGATTTACCATTAGCACTGAATTATGGATTAACTTGGCCCTGGAGGAAACAAATGTTTCAagaaagagcaacagcagcacTAAAATTAATGAGCAACAGGGGTAATGAAACACTAGTcccattcaggaaaaaaaaaaaaaaaaaggcaatataaATACAGTAAGAGAGTGCATCAGATCCAATTTAATTAACCTGTGGTTAATAGGTTAAATAATtaagataaattaattaaactaACTAGAAAGAAATTATGTGTTTTGTTAAACCAACTCACCTTATTCCATGTTCTATAGAAAGTATTACTATTTGTCAAGTTATTATAGTCGGTGTAGGATGGGGTTTATGATCTGACATAATTACTGATCTGAGAAATGTGACATAAAAAGAGGTGAAAATAATTAAGCAGGCAGTATAGAGGATGTGTGCTCTGGGTATTAAACCAAACAATTATAGCTAAAGTGATGAGGAGGAAATCAGCATAGTATAACCAGTGATAAAAATTAGCTGTGAGGAACATTAGTAAGCTGTAATACGTATTAACATCTTTCAAACATAAAGCCAGGTTCAATTTTTAACTGTGtggatttaagaaaaaatggtGTAATGACACTGTCTATAGTCTAGCTGGACcaggaaaggagcaggaaaaggagagatgtcctaattttcaaagtgattttttccaatttatcaAGCCTTCTGAATCcgcaaaaatatatttgcagcTTTATTTCACTCAGTTCAGCAGAAAGGTGATGCATTTCAGATTAAAGATGAACTTAAAGACCTAAAACTGTCAGGTTTTTGTACTAAAAATTTGTGAAGTTTATTCACTTCCCCTTCCAGTAACTTCCACAGGAGTTTTATCATCCCTGTAACTCCATAACCTTGGTAGCTGCGAccaagagtttttttttttttttttcagagcatgagacttttctgtttgtatttttacatcTACAAACACCTCTTACACTTCCTTAATGACATTTCTAGCTGTGTGAAAGTCATGCAGACCATCAACATTAAAATGTAGtgagcaaaacagaaaaggatCAGTCACTGGCTTTGACTACAGGAAATtatataaacaattttttttagtgGAAACAGAAGACTTTGTAGAAGAATGTCTGAGTGAAAGATAAAACCATCAATCATGttggaaagcaaaatgcttttgaTGATTTATGTTGTTTCTGGAAGTCAGTAACAGAAAGATGAaattcagcagaagaaaaaaagtgactATTAAGCCAAATACCTCAGATCTGTAAACGTCCTGACATGTTAATATCCAAGTTCCCTTGGGGATGCAGAGTTAGAAATATTCTTAATCATACTAAATTCAAAGTTCTTCTCATGCTGTATTGTTAAAAATATGTGCACGTGAATTTGATCATGCAAATATCCCCAAAGAAGCTTCAGTGCCTCCTAACTGGAATGATCTTTTTTATTGTACACCAAACACTAAATTCCCTTGTGGTGGTCTTCCAGTGCAggattaattaaagaaaatactacATCAAGTATCCTTTCTACTTATAAATGTCTCACAGGTTTGTGTAATCTCCAACTGAAGCTATTACTAGAATGCCTTATAGATCAAAATCtttaattaaacattaattcccttaaaacattttcaaagccTTAATTTCAGTAACTTGCAAGTTTTATTTGCCTGCCACAGCACGCTGTCTTCTTGTAATCAGTATTTAATAACCTGTACAGTTTAATCCCAGTGTAATGTATTTGGCAATGAcaaatgaaattgaaaaacCCCGCTGTAAATCTAGATGGTACACTGGGATGCTTTTCTTACTATCTTAATttattgcagggaaaaaaaaaaagacagtccTGCCTTCCTTTAACCCTTAGATGAGTATTATTTTTTGAAGaggaaattataattatttcctttacttttaTATGTAACTTAGTGAGGGTTGGACCACATCAGTGAAGAGTCAAATCCAACAGCTCATACGTAATGTACCAAAATCTTGTCTAATTGAAGAGCAAGCAGATAATCACGTGTTCTACTGAGAGGGTTTTCGGGGTGTGATCTTCTGCATATGAGCACCTTGGGCAAACTCAGCCCCTTTGCCACAGACCACCACTTTTTGGACAGGGTACTTGCAGGTTTCTCTGCAGGTCAGCTGTGGGCTGTGATTTATCATTcatgaaatgtttctttcatcCTTATTTGAGAGCTCAAGCAGCACATGCTgaccctggctgggctctgggggctgcACTGGGTGTTTCTGCTCAGGCTCTGTGTTTTTCCTGTGGATTTGCTGCTGTGATAGCCCTGGCTACCAacagccttttccagcctccttCCAGAGGCTCCTCAGCAGCCCAAGGCCATTGTTGCTCCCTCGTCCGATCCTTGGAAACTGCTCAAGGAGTTGCTTTGCTGTAATTCATATCTCTGATGCCCACAAATGCCCAGTGGGCTTCATTTCCAGTTCCTGGGATGCCCTGCCTCACCAACATCATTGCCTCAGCACCAGCAAGGCTGGCCAAGAGCTTTTTATCACTTTTAAAGCAAGTCAGCAAGAAACTTTTAGCAGATTGAACATCCTCAGCTGTAGAATCATTAGAAAAATCTTCTCTGCTCATTGGATTGTACAGCTGGAGGTTTTGCCACATATGACAGTCACAATCACATCAAAACATTACTCAGAGGTTCAGTATCATTTAATCCATCCTGCCTGGGCAATTTCATGCCTTTTTTGTTATTCAACTATGGGTCATGTTATTCATGTTATTCAAGTTTTGGGCCACGTATAAAGGATAAAAAAGgtaggagatttttttctgaaaatcagatGGATGTGTTTTTAATctcccaggcaggcaggcacaGTTCCATGTTCCTTCTCCACAGCTGAGTTTGGCCTGTGTCGAGTTGTGAAGAGGAAAACCCATCTGGTTACttagctgggatttttttttccctggagtAAATCTAATACCTGAGACTTAAAAGTCATGGATGTTCTAGAGACAGTGAACTGAAAGTAGTTGATTACATCTCCCATATGCCAGGTCAGCAGGGAATATTTCATCCAAGCTCCTTTATCTCAAAGTGACAATTCTTCACTTCAAGTGCCCAGAATTCTGGACACCAGTCAGAAGATATTGTTCATTATTGTTCCAGCCAGGACATGGCACATTGGAATTATTCTTTAAGGACTCTCAGGACACCGCCAACCCAACCACCCTTGTCCTTGTGGGGCGATTCCACTGGCCAGATGTTAACTGGGAAAAGACAGGTCCAGGAGATTCCCAAGACACCTGGCTGACAAATTCTTGGCAGAGGATCTTGGGGAGCTAATGCAGAGAACAGGACCAGGACTTATTCCTAGTTTCCCCACATCAGTAATAGGCTTTATCTCACATAGCTTCCCACTCAAAAGCTACATGAGCTTGGACAAACGTGGAGCCTTATGGAAAGGTGCCCTCTGTGCTTTGCTACTTGTTCCCAGAGAGGCTCTTGTGGGTGAGATGGTGATTGGTGGCTGTCTGGGCCACACTGACtatgaaaacactgattttcaaATCTCTGGTACTGCTGGAACCCACCTGGGTCCTGAGGTGGCTCACTGAGTACTGCTGACAAATCAGCATCTTTTATTGGCGTGTCCTGCAggaaaggtgtttgttgctttgAGTCTCTGTGCAGTAATGAGGGACAATGACGATTCTCCAGAGCACtttgcaaatataaaaaaatgtattgacAACTGAACTACCCCAAGTGAACTGATTTGAATTAGAGTCTGGCAGCATGCACTAAtcacccagctgcagctccatgcAGGAGCACCAGAGCAGGGtgcacagagcctgcagagTCCGCCTGGGGCTGGAGGGCTGCCTGTGGACACGCTGCAGGTCACCGAGGGTCCGGGCTGCCAGCTGGGTCTGTGAGgaacagggagagcagcaggggctgcccggggcagggctctgtgtccctgcagctgctggcacctgcTCATCTGAGGTAGAAGGAGTTGCTGCCTTTGCCTCCTCCTGGAGGGGTTCCTGCAAGAGCTCCGGGTAGCTGGGGTTGATCCAGACCGTCCGGATTGTGATGCATCGCCAGTTTTCACGCGGCaatgttttgttgctgttattttccCCTTGGGACGGCTTCGGGATTCTGCTGACTTCCCCTTGGGAAAGCTCTCGTTCCATGTGGTTTTCCCCTCGGCACGGCTCAAGGGGATGGCAGacttccctctcttcctcctccccgggCTCTGGTGCTTCCAGCACTGACCCAGGCCCGCTGAGGGTCTGGGCTGCCCCCTGGGCAGATGAGGGGCctggggaagagcaggagctctgcaggggtgggacacagctctgtgtccctgctgaagACACCTGCtcacccagggctgctgcctctgctgcctcttGTGCCTCAGGAGGAGCATTTGGGCAGCGCTTCTCATCCTTTGGCTGCCTGTGGTCCACCTGTGGCTGCTTGAAGTCCATCTGTGGCACAGAGGAGGCGTGGGGTGGAGGGGGCTGTcttggcacagccccagcccagccttgtGCCATCACCAGCCTCTCTGTCCTGCCCTGTTGCTCATCCTTTGCCTCTTCAGGTGCAGCAGCCCTTGGGCGGGCAAGGATTTGGGATTCACCTTCTCCCCGTTGGGTGTCTCTGTCATGCTTTCCTGCAGAGGttctcaggcagctgctgcctcctgagaAAGGTGCTCTGGGGCAGTGGCACCCCAGGCCTCTGtgccccaaaaaccccccagaGGTCACAGTGGCCtctgggcacagggcacagcccctgtgTCACAAAGAGCCCCCGGACACTCCTCAAAGGGACACAAAGGACACTCTGTCACAAAGGgccaccccagcacccccagcaaCCACAGAACCACCCAGGAccggctgtgcccagcacaggagagcccctgctctcccaTCTGAGCCCCTGGCTGGTCTAATCCCACCCCTCCCACGCAGCCCCTCACTCTGGACTCCTGGATCCCTCTGGATCCCTCTGGATCAGGACTGACTTGGCCTTGGGCCTTTATTTCTCTCCAAGCCTTGATGGGGGCAGCTCACATTGGGAATAATTTCTACAGGTGTTCTGTGTTTTAACTCAGCTCTCCTACTCAGCTGCCTAAAAGTGGTACAGTCACCAAGTGCCTAATGTGAGCTCTT
This region includes:
- the RPIA gene encoding ribose-5-phosphate isomerase; translation: MRLPGRLALLRSTPLAARPPGRVRTGRAAARRGFSRGRLGGTMAEEAKKRAAFAAVDKHVQNNQVLGIGSGSTIVHAVQRLAERVKEENLTIVCIPTSFQARQLILQNGLTLSDLDRNPELDVAIDGADEVDSDLNLIKGGGGCLTQEKIVAGFAKCFIVIADYRKKSDSLGEQWKKGVPIEVIPMAYVPVTRALTKKFGGVVELRMAVNKAGPVVTDNGNFILDWKFDKVHEWREVNTAIKMIPGVVETGLFIDMAEVVYFGMEDGSVSVREKQPC
- the LOC128806262 gene encoding uncharacterized protein LOC128806262, producing MTETPNGEKMDFKQPQVDHRQPKDEKRCPNAPPEAQEAAEAAALGEQVSSAGTQSCVPPLQSSCSSPGPSSAQGAAQTLSGPGSVLEAPEPGEEEEREVCHPLEPCRGENHMERELSQGEVSRIPKPSQGENNSNKTLPRENWRCITIRTVWINPSYPELLQEPLQEEAKAATPSTSDEQVPAAAGTQSPAPGSPCCSPCSSQTQLAARTLGDLQRVHRQPSSPRRTLQALCTLLWCSCMELQLGD